Proteins from a genomic interval of Alteromonas macleodii ATCC 27126:
- a CDS encoding zinc-binding dehydrogenase, whose product MNKSKQLFTLITSEGELQVSLKEVDVPEPKPHEVIVRMEASPINPSDMWPMFGPASLDKATFDADKKALVAPVHKPLLNRIKSRLDQTLPIGNEGAGTVVKAGDSPEAQALMGKTVSILTGAAYTEYACVPMQACLPHLDSTTPQQAASSFVNPLTALGMVETMRMEGHKALVHTAAASNLGQMLNKICLEEGVELVNIVRSQKQVDMLKEIGAKIVLDSSSENFKAELYQAIDSTGATLAFDAIGGGELVSDILTMMEASGSKDAKGFNTYGSDSNKQVYIYGGLDFSPTILNRAYGMTWSIGGWLLMRFLGKLDKKRVGELYQKVATEINTTFASSYTNELSLEETLQPENVALYNAKKTGEKYLIVPNKG is encoded by the coding sequence ATGAATAAATCAAAACAACTGTTTACGCTAATTACCTCAGAAGGTGAACTTCAGGTATCGTTAAAAGAAGTTGATGTTCCAGAGCCGAAGCCGCACGAAGTGATTGTGCGTATGGAAGCATCTCCTATTAACCCTTCAGACATGTGGCCGATGTTTGGCCCGGCAAGCTTGGATAAAGCGACCTTCGACGCAGACAAAAAAGCATTGGTTGCGCCGGTGCATAAGCCTTTGTTAAATCGTATTAAGTCGCGTTTAGACCAGACTCTGCCTATCGGAAACGAAGGTGCAGGTACGGTTGTTAAGGCGGGTGATAGCCCGGAGGCACAAGCTTTAATGGGCAAAACCGTATCTATTCTTACTGGTGCAGCGTATACCGAGTATGCCTGTGTTCCTATGCAGGCATGCTTGCCTCACCTAGATAGCACCACGCCGCAACAAGCTGCGTCTTCATTTGTTAACCCGCTTACTGCTCTTGGTATGGTTGAAACAATGCGTATGGAAGGGCATAAAGCCTTGGTTCACACTGCAGCAGCGTCTAACCTTGGGCAAATGCTAAATAAAATTTGTTTAGAGGAAGGCGTAGAGCTTGTAAATATTGTTCGCAGCCAAAAGCAGGTGGATATGCTTAAAGAGATCGGCGCGAAAATAGTGCTCGACTCAAGTAGTGAGAATTTTAAAGCCGAACTTTATCAAGCCATCGACAGCACGGGTGCAACACTAGCGTTTGACGCCATTGGCGGCGGTGAGCTAGTTAGCGATATCCTCACTATGATGGAAGCGTCGGGCAGTAAAGATGCAAAAGGCTTCAACACTTACGGCTCTGACAGCAATAAACAAGTGTATATCTACGGTGGCTTAGATTTCTCGCCTACTATTTTGAATCGCGCTTACGGCATGACGTGGAGCATTGGTGGTTGGCTATTAATGCGTTTCTTAGGCAAGCTTGATAAGAAGCGTGTAGGCGAGCTTTACCAAAAAGTTGCTACGGAAATTAACACTACCTTTGCGTCGTCTTACACCAACGAACTGAGTCTTGAGGAGACATTACAGCCTGAGAATGTAGCGCTTTATAACGCTAAAAAAACCGGTGAAAAATACCTGATTGTGCCAAACAAGGGCTAA
- a CDS encoding transposase, producing MARKPRLAPAGYPQHVIQRGNNRSICFKCENDYIAYISWLKKFSAKFDVGIHAWVLMTNHVHLLCTPKLDNLGVSKMMQALGRMYVRYFNHKYERSGTLWEGRFHSSLVSNDEYLLTVYRYIELNPVRANMVEKPVEYKWSSYRINALGTSSSLHSPHPVYLNLGASENQRLAAYRALFDDELPQTDIDKIQSGTRRGLVLGSDTFKQQIESLTGHRLKHEALGRPPQISEQLTAGCSEIA from the coding sequence ATGGCAAGGAAACCTCGTTTGGCTCCCGCAGGCTATCCACAACACGTCATCCAAAGAGGTAACAATCGCTCAATATGCTTTAAGTGTGAAAACGACTACATCGCCTATATTAGCTGGCTTAAAAAGTTCTCTGCAAAATTTGATGTAGGCATACATGCTTGGGTATTGATGACCAATCATGTTCATTTACTTTGCACTCCTAAGCTTGATAACCTTGGCGTAAGCAAAATGATGCAAGCGCTTGGCCGCATGTATGTGAGGTACTTTAACCACAAATATGAGCGCTCTGGAACGTTGTGGGAAGGAAGGTTTCATTCCAGTCTGGTCTCTAACGACGAATATCTTCTCACGGTTTATAGATATATCGAGCTAAACCCTGTAAGAGCGAACATGGTCGAAAAGCCGGTTGAATATAAATGGTCAAGCTACAGAATAAATGCGTTAGGCACGTCTTCGTCACTGCACAGTCCTCATCCTGTATACCTAAATTTAGGAGCTTCAGAAAACCAACGTCTTGCCGCTTACCGCGCTCTGTTCGATGATGAACTGCCTCAAACTGACATTGATAAAATTCAAAGCGGTACTCGAAGAGGACTAGTGCTGGGAAGCGATACTTTTAAACAGCAAATTGAAAGCCTGACTGGGCATCGCTTAAAACACGAAGCGTTGGGTAGGCCACCGCAAATCAGTGAGCAGTTAACCGCTGGTTGCTCGGAAATAGCTTAA
- a CDS encoding ATP-dependent DNA helicase RecQ, translating to MYSDPNILQQLFGFSAFREGQKKAVESLLGGNSTLAIFPTGSGKSLCYQFVATQLPHLTLVVSPLLALMKDQLEFLHSKGIAAASIDSTLTPEQNKQVMNDVRSGQCKILMVSVERFKNERFRQFIESVQVSMLVVDEAHCISEWGHNFRPDYLKLPAYQKELNIPLVLLLTATATKKVKEDMAARFDVAPANIIQTGFYRPNLNLHVRPVHEPYKNQALLEEIQKQKGAGIVYVTLQNSAEEVARVLQQQGFAAKAYHAGLDSDVRQGIQQDFMHNKLQVVVATIAFGMGIDKSDIRFVVHYDLPKSIENYSQEIGRGGRDGKAANCTVLANLDGLVTIENFVYGDTPDKSAIQRVIDDISAQAPAHINSAAQNDSPTNGENNVYQWETQINSLSSASNIRQLPLKTLLVQLELANVIRPLYAYFAEYKFRFISEKTTILGLFSEERARFLDAVFTHSNMKKVWGIIDFDSIYQHYGAERARVVAALEYLHEHNHIELASRLITDVYRVDYEKLQAADLAERLARYFAENERKEIERIAALVSFFELNTCLSYNLSAYFDDSQAPNECGHCSVCQGNVARLSYSNPIPTPNPDQISEAIAALKAHLSGKFDGPITSSICCRFLTGMTMPLFTRFKVRQVKGFGSCENCRYADVKAMVDAINQ from the coding sequence ATGTACTCTGACCCCAATATTTTGCAGCAGCTGTTTGGTTTTTCGGCGTTTCGCGAGGGACAGAAGAAGGCAGTGGAATCACTGCTTGGTGGAAATTCAACGTTAGCGATTTTTCCCACTGGCTCGGGCAAATCATTGTGCTATCAGTTTGTTGCTACGCAATTGCCACACTTGACCTTGGTTGTGTCGCCACTGTTAGCACTGATGAAAGATCAGCTGGAGTTTCTTCATAGCAAAGGCATTGCAGCAGCGAGTATCGACTCTACGCTAACGCCCGAGCAAAACAAGCAGGTGATGAACGACGTGCGTTCTGGGCAGTGTAAAATTTTAATGGTGTCAGTGGAGCGTTTTAAGAACGAGCGTTTTAGACAGTTTATTGAATCTGTTCAAGTAAGTATGCTAGTTGTCGATGAAGCACACTGTATCTCTGAGTGGGGCCACAACTTTCGCCCTGACTACTTAAAACTCCCCGCGTATCAGAAAGAGCTTAATATTCCGTTAGTACTTCTGCTCACAGCTACTGCCACTAAAAAAGTAAAAGAAGATATGGCAGCGCGCTTTGATGTTGCGCCAGCCAACATTATTCAAACAGGGTTTTATCGACCCAACTTGAATTTGCATGTTCGCCCAGTACATGAACCATATAAAAACCAAGCCTTACTTGAAGAAATTCAAAAACAGAAAGGTGCGGGTATCGTTTATGTCACGCTGCAAAATAGTGCAGAAGAAGTAGCCCGGGTCCTACAGCAACAAGGGTTTGCTGCAAAGGCTTATCACGCTGGTCTCGACAGTGATGTAAGACAAGGTATCCAGCAAGATTTTATGCACAATAAGCTTCAAGTTGTTGTGGCTACCATTGCATTTGGCATGGGCATTGATAAGTCGGATATTCGCTTTGTTGTTCATTACGACTTACCAAAGTCTATTGAAAACTACAGCCAAGAAATTGGCCGGGGTGGACGAGACGGTAAAGCCGCAAACTGCACGGTTTTAGCTAACCTTGACGGGCTAGTCACCATAGAGAACTTCGTTTATGGCGATACACCAGATAAAAGCGCCATTCAACGCGTAATAGATGATATCAGCGCACAGGCCCCCGCTCACATAAATTCAGCGGCGCAAAATGATTCACCTACCAACGGCGAAAACAATGTTTACCAGTGGGAAACGCAAATAAATAGCTTATCGAGTGCCAGCAACATACGACAGCTTCCGCTTAAAACCCTCCTGGTACAGCTCGAACTCGCAAACGTTATTCGCCCTTTGTATGCCTATTTTGCTGAATATAAATTTCGTTTTATTTCAGAGAAAACCACCATACTTGGCCTTTTCTCAGAAGAACGGGCTCGCTTCCTAGACGCCGTATTCACTCATTCAAATATGAAAAAGGTGTGGGGCATTATAGATTTCGACAGTATTTATCAGCATTACGGCGCAGAGCGTGCCAGGGTGGTGGCCGCACTAGAGTATTTACATGAACACAATCATATTGAGCTTGCCTCACGCTTAATAACTGACGTATACCGCGTTGACTACGAAAAACTGCAAGCTGCCGATTTGGCAGAAAGGTTGGCTCGCTATTTCGCTGAAAACGAGCGCAAAGAAATAGAACGTATCGCCGCGCTGGTAAGCTTCTTCGAACTCAATACTTGCTTAAGCTATAACTTATCGGCGTATTTTGACGATTCCCAAGCGCCCAATGAATGCGGGCACTGCAGTGTATGTCAGGGAAATGTGGCTAGGCTCAGCTATTCAAACCCAATTCCCACACCGAACCCAGACCAAATATCAGAGGCCATAGCAGCACTAAAAGCGCATTTGAGCGGAAAATTTGATGGCCCAATCACATCATCTATTTGCTGTCGTTTTCTAACTGGCATGACCATGCCTTTGTTCACTCGATTTAAAGTGAGACAAGTAAAGGGCTTTGGTTCTTGTGAAAACTGCCGATATGCTGATGTGAAAGCAATGGTAGATGCTATAAATCAGTGA
- a CDS encoding SAM-dependent methyltransferase has translation MTLIQGQEHTPKGSLVVVGTGISVAGQMTIATKSHIENADIVYMGIMNKVGEHVVTNINPNSVSLDDLYQEGKSRAVTYDQMADRIVQSVVEGKKVCVAFYGHPGVFVTPSHEAIRRVRELGLDAQMLPGVSAEDCLIADLGIDPSRFGCQSYEATQFLFRDYRIDPHMTQIIWQIGLAGEATLSVLDANHSESGLAMLADILAEHYPEDHELIIYEAATLPLCEPKIQKVLLRELQFAKPTLISTLVVPSLGMPAYRQDRLAKLGLTEQQVIDFRSPKVN, from the coding sequence ATGACGCTAATTCAGGGACAAGAACATACTCCTAAGGGATCGCTAGTTGTAGTTGGCACTGGAATCAGTGTTGCGGGTCAAATGACGATAGCGACCAAAAGCCACATCGAAAATGCTGACATTGTGTACATGGGGATCATGAACAAAGTTGGTGAACACGTGGTCACCAATATAAACCCGAACAGTGTGTCTTTAGACGACCTTTATCAAGAAGGGAAATCTCGCGCTGTCACCTATGACCAAATGGCCGACCGCATCGTGCAGTCAGTTGTTGAAGGTAAAAAAGTGTGCGTGGCTTTTTATGGTCACCCAGGCGTATTTGTTACGCCTTCTCATGAGGCTATTCGCAGAGTACGGGAACTTGGCCTAGATGCGCAAATGCTCCCCGGCGTGTCTGCAGAAGACTGCTTAATTGCGGATTTGGGAATAGATCCCTCTCGCTTTGGCTGTCAGTCTTATGAAGCAACTCAATTTTTGTTTCGCGATTACCGCATTGATCCTCACATGACGCAAATCATCTGGCAAATAGGTTTAGCCGGAGAAGCAACGCTAAGCGTGTTAGATGCTAATCACAGTGAATCTGGGCTTGCCATGCTGGCTGACATTCTAGCCGAGCACTATCCAGAAGATCACGAGCTGATTATTTACGAGGCAGCCACCCTGCCCCTTTGCGAGCCAAAAATACAAAAAGTGTTGCTTCGCGAATTACAGTTCGCCAAGCCAACATTAATTTCGACCCTAGTAGTACCCTCACTTGGCATGCCAGCATACCGTCAGGATCGTTTGGCAAAGCTAGGTTTAACTGAGCAACAAGTTATTGACTTTAGATCTCCAAAAGTAAACTAA